The sequence GTACGGGTGCTGACCATCGAGGATTTCGAAGCGCTAGCGCCGGAAGTCGGCATTGAAATTCTGGATCGCGTCGTGCTCCATGACGGCCAGGTGGTGCGGTGGGGGGTGAACTGGCGTGGTAGTCTTGCGGTCTATCGCGTCAAGAAAAGCTAACACCAAGTTATCCACATGTCGAACCCGCCGCACGAGGCGCCTGCACTTACCGCTCACGAAGAACATCCCGGCTGGCGCGCGTTCCTGAATACGCGCATGCTGATCTGCGTCTTTCTCGGCTTTACGTCGGGATTGCCGCTGTTCACGCTCGTCTATCTGGTGCAGGCGTGGCTACGCTCCGAAGGCGTCAATCTGAAGGAAATCGGCCTGTTTGCGCTGATCCAGTTCCCCTACACCTGGAAATTCGTCTGGGCACCGCTGATGGACCGCTACGTGCCGCGTTTTCCCGGCTGGCGGCCAGGCAGACGGCGCGGCTGGATGCTGGTCACGCAGATTCTGGTTGCCGGCGCGATTGCGTGTTTAGGGTTTGTGTCGCCGCGCGACTCGATCTGGACGGTGGCCGCGCTGACGGCACTGGTCGCGTTTTTCGGCGCGAGCCAGGACATCGTGATCGACGCCTACCGGCGTGAATTGCTGAGCGACACGCAACAAGGTCTCGGCAATGCGGTGCACGTGAACGCGTACAAAATCGCGGCGCTGGTGCCGGGTTCGCTTGCGCTGATCCTGTCCGACCATCTGCCATGGACCACCGTGTTCATGGTGACCGCGGCGTTCATGCTGCCGGGCATGGTCATGACGCTGGTGGTACGCGAGCCTGAAGTGCACGGCACCCCGCCCAAAAATCTGCGCGAAGCGATCGTGCAGCCGTTCCGCGAATTCATCCAGCGCGACGGCTGGCGCGGCGCGTTGTTCGTGCTCGGCTTCATCTTTCTGTACAAGCTCGGCGACACGATGGCGACCACGCTGTCCACGTCGTTCTTCCTCGACATCGGCTTTTCGCGCACGCAGATCGGCGTGATCGCGAAGACCACCGCGTTCGGTGCGAGTCTCGCGGGCGGGATCGTCGGCGGGATCTGGCTGATGAAGATCGGCATTGGCCGCGGCCTGTGGATCTTCGGCATTCTGCAGATGGTGTCGACGCTCGGCTTTGCGTGGCTTGCGCATCTCGGGCCGGCTTCGCCCGGCCTCACCGCGATTTACGACATCGCCGTGTGGGTGAGTCAAGGGACGACGAAGCTGCTCGCGTTGGTAGGCATCGATTGGGCCGTGCAGCTCGAGCCGCGCTCGGTCGCGCTGGCACTCGTCTACGGCCTCGAAACCTTCGCCACCGGACTGACGATGGCGGCATTCACCGCCTATATCGCCAGCACCACCGATCCGCGCTACACCGCCACGCAGTTCGCACTGTTCACGAGTCTCGCTTCGGTGCCGCGCACGCTGGCATCGGCGGCGAGCGGTTATGTGGTCGCGAAGATCGGCTGGTTCGATTATTTCCTGGTCTGTACCGCGCTCGCGCTGCCCGGCATGCTGCTGCTGATGCGCATCGCGCCGTGGAGAACCAGGTCGTGACGGCGCGTTTTTCGAGGCGGGTGATCGGCCTCAGTTCGGCTAGCGCTAGCGTTAGCGCTCGAGCTTCTTGCCGCAAAATCCGCAGCGCAGTGTTGCGCGCATCGTTGACGTTCATCTGTGCGAGTCTGGCGACAACGGCGATGCCGCTGAGTGCCTACGCGACAGCCATGTCGGCGGTCGCCAATAGCGCGCCCAGCGCAACGGCGACGCCGCCAACGCCTGCACCGGCTGCCGCTGCCGCGCCGTCGGGCAAGTCCGCTGCAGGCACGACCAGTCCTGAAAGCGCGACATCCGCAGCGCCGAGCGCCAATAGCGCGACTAGCGCTGCCAACGCCGGCAGCGCACCGGCCGCCGCCACGCCGAACTCGTCGGCGCAGTCATCGCCACAGTCCGCGCCGCCCGTCACAGCGCGCACGCCGGCAGCCATGTCGACGCCGGCACCGACACCCGCAGCCGCCGCGAAAGCGCCCGCCGCTAACACCATGCCCGCCACCAACGCCGCCGGCTCGTACAACTCGAGCCCGCAGTTGCGTTACGGCGGCTACATGGTGTTCCGCAACCTGATCCCGTCGCCGGTACTCGAGGCGCAAGCTGCCGAAGAATTCAGCCAGATCGCCTACGGCGCGGAGCACGCGAACCGTCTGTACGGCGACACCGACGCGCACGTCGCGCGCGTGCGCTCGATCGTCGACAAGCTGATCCCCTACTCGCTCAAATGGAACGAGCGGGCGAAGAACTGGAAGTGGGAAGTGGCGGTGGTGCGTTCGCCCGATATCCGCATGTACTGTCTGCCAGGCGGCAAAATCGTCGTGTACGGTGGACTGCTCGACCGCGCTCACCTGAACGACAACGAACTCGGCATGCTGATCGGCCACGAGATCGCGCATGCGTTGCGCGAACATGCCCGCGAGCGTCTCGGCCAATTGCAGGCCAGCCAGCTCGATTCGTCGGGCACGATTCCGCAGCTATTCGGCCTCGCCGATCTCGGCGTCGCGCCGCTCGGCATCGGCTCGCGCCTGCTGGAAATGAAGTACGCGAACACCGACGAAACCGAAGCCGACGTGATCGGCAGCGATATCGCCTCGCGCGCCGGTTACGATCCGCGCGCGGCGGTCACGCTGTGGGACAAGCTGGCGCAAGTGACGCAAAGCAATCGCAACCAGGGCTTCATCTACGTGCATCCGTACACGCCGGCGCGCCGCCAGGACATCATCAAGCGCTTGCCGGATATGCTGCCGCTGTACGCGAAGGCAATCGGCAAGAGCGTCGATGCGCTGCCGGACTACGCCGGCATGGGCCGTCCGCGGCGCAAAGTGCCGCGCGACTGAGTTGAGTCGACCAGGTGACGCGCTGCGTTACTTCTTGACCTTGTGGTCGTAGTCGACGGTCAGCGGCGCGTGGTCGCTGAACTTGATATCGCGGAACACGTCGGTGCGTTTCGCCTTGCTCGCAATGCCTTGCGTCGCGATCTGATAATCGATCCGCCACCCGACGTTCTTCGCATACGCCTGACCGCGATTGCTCCACCACGTGTACTGCTCGGGCCGCTGATCGAGCGTGCGGAACACGTCGACGTAACCCACTTCGTCGAACAGCGTGTCGAGCCAGGCGCGCTCTTCCGGCAGGCAGCCCGAGTTCTTCTGGTTGCTCTTCCAGTTCTTGATGTCGATTTCCTTGTGGACGATGTTCACGTCGCCGCACACGATCACTTCGCGCTCTTTCGCCAGTTCCGCGAGATGCGGCATGAACTCGGCCATGAAGCGGAACTTGGCCTGCTGACGCTCCTCACCGCTCGAACCCGACGGCACATACACCGAAATCACCGAGAGCTTGCCGAAACGCAGTTCGACATAGCGCCCTTCCGGATCGAATTCCTCACTGCCGAAACCGATAACTACTTCGTCCGGTTCCTGCCGCGTGTACACGCCCGCGCCGCTGTAGCCCTTCTTCACCGCATGCTGAAAATAGCCGGTGAAATTGTGCGGGGCCATGAATTCCGGCGTCATGTCGTCTTGCGAGCATTTGATTTCCTGCACGCACAGCACGTCGGCTTTCTGTTCGCCGAACCAGTCGAAAAAGCCCTTCTTTGCCGCTGAGCGGATGCCGTTCAGGTTGGCGGTAATCACACGCAACATGTCGTTCCTTTTTGTGTTCGATTCGTTTGAAATGCCTTCAGGCGCCAGCCAATGCGCAAGGTCACTCGACCTTGACGCCCTTCAGCGATTCCTTGGGCGGCGGATAGTCGAGCTGCAGCGTTTCGAAGGTGCGCAACAGCAACTCCGCGACCATCACATTGCGATGCGTTTTCGAGTCGGCCGGAATCACATACCACGGCGCGTAATCCGTCGAGGTCGCCGCCAACGCGTCGCGATACGCGGACTGGTAGGCGTCCCACTGCTTGCGCGCTTCGAGGTCGGATACGTCGAATTTCCAGTGCTTGCTCGGATCGTCGATACGCGCCTGCAGACGCGTGCGCTGCTCGTCTTTTGAAATGTGCAGCATGCACTTGATGATCGTCGTGCCGCTATCCGCCAGCAGCGCTTCGAACTGGCGAATGTGACGGCAACGCGCCTCGAACGCTTTCGCGTCGAGCGTGCCGAGCACGGTCGGCACCAGCAGGTCTTCGTAGTGACTGCGGTTGAAGATGGTCAGCTCGCCGGCGGCAGGCGCCTGCGAATGCACGCGCCAGAGAAAGTCGTGCGCGAGTTCGACGGGCGTCGGCGCCTTGAACGGCACGATGCGCAGCCCAAGCGGATCGACTTCGTGAAACACCGCGCGGATCGTGCCGTCCTTGCCGCTCGTGTCCATACCTTGCAAAACCAGCAGCACGCGACGCTTCTGTTGCGAGTGCAGTCGCTCTTGCTGCTGGTCGAGCTTCTCGCCGATCTCCGACAAACGGGCCTTGTCCGAGTCTTTCGATCCGGTCGAAAACGGCTTGGATGCCGGGTCGAAAGCGTCGAGCGAGAACTTGCTATTTTTCTTGCCGTCTTCGAAAAACGGCACACGGAAATCGTCGAGTTCGGGTTGCTTCGCCATCCACACACTCCGTGATCTGCGTTCAGCGGGCCGGCAAAAACGGAGCCCGCAAAATGAAACGGGCCGTTGCCCCACTTTCGTTTCCGGCAACAGCCCGCGGTGGCTCAAGCGCGAAGCCCAAGCCGGTTCTGGTCAACTGAAATTCAACTCAGGACAGCTTCTTCTTCAGCAGTTCATTCACCTGCGCCGGATTGGCCTTGCCCTTGGTCGCTTTCATCGCCTGGCCGATCAGCGCGTTGAACGCCTTTTCCTTGCCGGCGCGGAATTCTTCGACCGACTTCGGATTCGCGGCGAGCACTTCGTCGAGAATCGCTTCCAGCGCGCCGCTGTCCGAAATCTGCTTCAGGCCTTTCGACTCGATGAGGCGGTCGGCGGCGGCTTCGTCGGTGGCCTTCTCGTCCCAAATCGCGACGAAAATTTCCTTGGCGATCTTGTTCGAGATCGTACCGTCGGCAATGCGTTGCAGCAGCAGCGCGAGTTGCGCGGCCGACACCGGGCTCGACGCGATATCCAGCCCTTCGCGATTCAGTTGCGACGACACCTCGCCCATCAGCCAGTTCGCCGCGACCTTCGCGTGCGACGGGCCGACCTTGA is a genomic window of Paraburkholderia bryophila containing:
- a CDS encoding PPK2 family polyphosphate kinase — protein: MAKQPELDDFRVPFFEDGKKNSKFSLDAFDPASKPFSTGSKDSDKARLSEIGEKLDQQQERLHSQQKRRVLLVLQGMDTSGKDGTIRAVFHEVDPLGLRIVPFKAPTPVELAHDFLWRVHSQAPAAGELTIFNRSHYEDLLVPTVLGTLDAKAFEARCRHIRQFEALLADSGTTIIKCMLHISKDEQRTRLQARIDDPSKHWKFDVSDLEARKQWDAYQSAYRDALAATSTDYAPWYVIPADSKTHRNVMVAELLLRTFETLQLDYPPPKESLKGVKVE
- a CDS encoding AmpG family muropeptide MFS transporter is translated as MSNPPHEAPALTAHEEHPGWRAFLNTRMLICVFLGFTSGLPLFTLVYLVQAWLRSEGVNLKEIGLFALIQFPYTWKFVWAPLMDRYVPRFPGWRPGRRRGWMLVTQILVAGAIACLGFVSPRDSIWTVAALTALVAFFGASQDIVIDAYRRELLSDTQQGLGNAVHVNAYKIAALVPGSLALILSDHLPWTTVFMVTAAFMLPGMVMTLVVREPEVHGTPPKNLREAIVQPFREFIQRDGWRGALFVLGFIFLYKLGDTMATTLSTSFFLDIGFSRTQIGVIAKTTAFGASLAGGIVGGIWLMKIGIGRGLWIFGILQMVSTLGFAWLAHLGPASPGLTAIYDIAVWVSQGTTKLLALVGIDWAVQLEPRSVALALVYGLETFATGLTMAAFTAYIASTTDPRYTATQFALFTSLASVPRTLASAASGYVVAKIGWFDYFLVCTALALPGMLLLMRIAPWRTRS
- a CDS encoding M48 family metallopeptidase — protein: MRSAVLRASLTFICASLATTAMPLSAYATAMSAVANSAPSATATPPTPAPAAAAAPSGKSAAGTTSPESATSAAPSANSATSAANAGSAPAAATPNSSAQSSPQSAPPVTARTPAAMSTPAPTPAAAAKAPAANTMPATNAAGSYNSSPQLRYGGYMVFRNLIPSPVLEAQAAEEFSQIAYGAEHANRLYGDTDAHVARVRSIVDKLIPYSLKWNERAKNWKWEVAVVRSPDIRMYCLPGGKIVVYGGLLDRAHLNDNELGMLIGHEIAHALREHARERLGQLQASQLDSSGTIPQLFGLADLGVAPLGIGSRLLEMKYANTDETEADVIGSDIASRAGYDPRAAVTLWDKLAQVTQSNRNQGFIYVHPYTPARRQDIIKRLPDMLPLYAKAIGKSVDALPDYAGMGRPRRKVPRD
- a CDS encoding exodeoxyribonuclease III; the protein is MLRVITANLNGIRSAAKKGFFDWFGEQKADVLCVQEIKCSQDDMTPEFMAPHNFTGYFQHAVKKGYSGAGVYTRQEPDEVVIGFGSEEFDPEGRYVELRFGKLSVISVYVPSGSSGEERQQAKFRFMAEFMPHLAELAKEREVIVCGDVNIVHKEIDIKNWKSNQKNSGCLPEERAWLDTLFDEVGYVDVFRTLDQRPEQYTWWSNRGQAYAKNVGWRIDYQIATQGIASKAKRTDVFRDIKFSDHAPLTVDYDHKVKK